The genome window CTCTGTGGTTTCTTGGGACAAGAAATTGAACTAAATCCAAGAGAatgttaaatatatataaatggTTTATATGCGTATGTTTGTTTCGATGGTTAATAATAAAAGGTTTCTGAAAGCAAGAAGTTGTTTTTTGTCTCTCTTTTCTTTATATTAGCTTTTATATTTTCTGGCATCAATATTAGGAAACCCTAGATTTTTCTAAgatcttttattttcttattagtTACGCAGCTTTAACATCCACGCGGAAATCTACAGCATATTATTAGTGTATTAGAAAATTTGGGTGTTTTTCGATTTGCTAATGttaagtaaattttcttctttattcgTCTCATGTGCCTCTAGCGTCGTCTAAGCTATGAAGTAGTTCTAAAAAGTTACAGAAACATTACgtaaaattatgttaattaaaaaattactgtcAATTCAAATCTCACCTCTCGATCGTTTTCGTAGAAGCATTGAAAAATCTTGAAGGCCTTGTCACAGTGATCATTAACttgttcttaaaaattaacatataatgagaaaattaatagtacagggtgtttcaaactTACACCCTACGTCTTCAgtaaagaaaaggaaaatataattgAGAATTTGGTTGGGGGTTTTAGATTTGCCATATATTCTGTTGcttatttgtcaaaatctcCGTTTAAGTGCAGGtgaaatttaatgagaaagaATACGATATAGACGTAACAACATTAAGACAGGATTCGCCATTGTGTCAATATATTAGTTAATTCCAAGGGCAGGTAACTTCCTATGTCAAAAGATGGCGGCAGGTATCAGAAGGTATCTTATTATGCCACTCctcaaaattatattcatcATATCGtcaacaaatatttgaaacgCGCTTATTATAAGCTAATTTCCGAAATATATCctgttttcaaaatcaaaCCCGTTCTTACCGGCGTTGTGCACACAAGACGTAAAGGTATTTGTCACTTTGCTTCTTAGTTGCTCAGGAATCAGCTCTTTAAAAGCCTCTAAATCAATACCACCATTCTCGTCCATCTACGAGAATTTAAGGCCCAGTTTCACATATGAGAAAGCAGAGAAAATCACCATTAATAACTTACCACTCCACTTTCAGCCATCAAGCATTTACCATAACACTAAAACTTCAGGTTACgaacattttatgaaaaatttaaatatgcgTTACCTTTTGGAGTTTGTTGCCGTCTTCAAATTCTCCTTTCTTAAGCTTCTCAATTTGGtctaattaaaagtaaattaattaatattcagCTATTCGATAATAATTGCTTATGGCAacagcaaataaaaattaccttcAGGAATTCCAATTTGATCTACACAAGTCTTGTGCAGGGTGGTCATTAATTCTCTTTTCTCTTCGCTTAAAAGCTGTTGCAACAATTACGAATTGTTATAAATCAATCTCTTATTGTTCAGAAATTACTCACGGAACGGTCGAATTCGGCAATCGCCCCAGCAGCAATAAGGAAAAGCACCACAACCGGACTGAACATCTTTATGCAGATTTCTGAATCTTCGCCGAATTTGTATTCGTTTTATATGGACATTACCGCGATCATGTGATggtcattaattaaattgcacTTCAACGGGTAATTACCTGTAATGAGAACACATTTCAAGTCATTGTTCCACCATGAGGTGATGAGATCATAAGAGGgaaaaaactggaaatatcATATCTGAGTTTATTAAAGGTACACTCATGTAaacataacaataaattaataatcaactAATTATTTTCGAATTAGCGACAATGCTGCTCTTAGCGTAACAGCCCTTATTGGGCACTAATAATCACTTCCTTTGCTACTACATAATTAGTCtgtaattattatacagggtgtaacatatcatcatggagatatttcagggagcgatagtactctgcaaaataataagaaaatgcaaATAGACGCATGGTCAGAACCCAAAAAACACACAGGGTGTTATTTTTTGGttcatgtactattttatgctcggtatctttttttggaacactctgtatgcATTCTGATAACAAATTTTACTTTCCccttcaattctttagctttttggtctcttgtagtattttcatatttttcaccgttttcgtagaattaGCAAAACTATTTATCGCTGCAAACTTAGTAAGTCCTACCTACATATTTGAGTATCTAATTTAGAACGCTATGGCTGAATTTCcatcattttaataattttgttttgatttttaacctttttccATTAAGTAATTGATTTCGTAAGACGTTtgacattttcttttaaaatgtaacGATTTGCCACCCTATATATCGAAAATGCTGCGTTTTTGACAATATGTCTATcagcatattttt of Euwallacea similis isolate ESF13 chromosome 3, ESF131.1, whole genome shotgun sequence contains these proteins:
- the LOC136420204 gene encoding general odorant-binding protein 83a-like, coding for MFSPVVVLFLIAAGAIAEFDRSLLSEEKRELMTTLHKTCVDQIGIPEDQIEKLKKGEFEDGNKLQKCYGKCLMAESGVMDENGGIDLEAFKELIPEQLRSKVTNTFTSCVHNAEQVNDHCDKAFKIFQCFYENDRENYFIA